The DNA region CCTTTACTATATTGGTGGCGATCATTTGGAATAACTGGTTTCCATTTAACAAAAAAATATGGACAAGTAGTTATGTTGTGTACACAACAGGCTTGGCGATTATGATTATTGCTGTGATTATTTACTTTATAGAATTCAAAGGACATAAAAGTTGGCTCACCAAATTTTTTGATGTTTTTGGAAAAAATCCCTTGTTTATTTTTTGTTTGAGTGGATTTTTACCTAGAGTTTTGTGGTTGGTTCGTTGGAGTATTGGCACCAATCCAGAAGGTAAACCACTATACGAAAATCCATTGAGTTGGTTGTATCACCATCTTTGCCAACCGGTATTTGCCGATGAACGAAACGGCTCATTGATGTATGCCATCATCAATATAATATTTTACTGGTCGATCGTTTATATATTAGACAAAAAGAAAATTTATATCAAGGTTTAGCTTATGTTTAAATACCTAAAATGCTATTTGTTATTATTGTTATTGCTTGTGGGTTCTTTTGTTGGAGCACAATCTCAGCAAGATTCTGGTATGCATCACAACAAATGGTTACAAGAGGCGCTCACTGCAAAAGATATTCAGCATTTTAAGGATTCTGTTACTCTAAGTATTTTAAAAGAGCAGCTCAAAAAAGGTAATTCGACCTCTGAACAAAAATTACTAAAGGAAAAACTGGACTCTATTCAGTTGCATGCTTCTCTGGATATCTCCAAAGAAATGGCGGAGATTGATGCGGAAAGGGCTAATACATTTCCCGTACCGGTATTGTTGTTTTCAGATACGGTATTTCAATTCTATACCTCAATTGGTCAATATTCTGCTGCTCAGAGAGCGAAAGATTTAACCGAAAAACTAAATTATTTATACAAACAATATCCTTACCAACCAGACTCACTGACGATACAGGCGCATGCGGATATCTACGCCATCAAATATAAAAATGAAGTCATTGCAGGCTTGAGCGCTACGGACGCATTATGGGAAAATACTTCATTAAAAATACTTTCGGAAAAATTAGTTCAGCAAATTAATATTGCTGTAGCGAAGTATCAACAAGAAAATAATTGGACCAATACGCTGAAACGAATCGGTTTGGTTGTTGTTTTGATTGTAGCTATATTATTGTTGATTTTTATAACGAATCGCATATTTATCTCTTCCGTCAAAAAATTGGTTCGCAGTAAGAGTAAGACCTTATCCGAAATCAAAATCAAAGACTATAAGGTTTTCAGTCGACCACATCTGTTGTCGATATTGATTCAGATATTGAAGGTCATTCGGATCGTATTGGTGATTGTTTATTTATATATTGGGGTGACGGTTTTATTTGGAATTTTTCCTGCTACGCAAAAATGGTCCAACAATATTATCTTTTTTGTAGAAGCACCATTGCGAAAGATTTTAAGTTCGATGTTGCATTATTTGCCTAATCTAATTCCGATTGCGCTGATCGTATTGGTTTTTCGATTAATAACCAAAATCTTAAAATATTTTACCAAAGAAATAGAACGCGGGCAGCTAAAAATTAAAGGCTTTTATTCTGAATGGAGCCGACCAACGTACAATTTGGTACGCATGGTTTTGTGTGTTTTGGTGGTAATTTTGATTTTTCCCTATTTGCCTGGAAGTGGATCTATTGCATTCAAAGGCATTTCGGTTTTTGTAGGTATTCTATTGTCTATTGGTTCGTCTTCCGCGATTTCCAATGCCGTTTCGGGTGTCGTGATTACTTACATGCGACCGTTCAAAATTGGAGATTGGGTAAAAGTAGGAGAGTTCACGGGGCATGTAATTGAAAAAAATCTTTTGGTTACACGTATACGAACTTTACAAAATGAGGATATCACGCTGCCCAATACAACTATTTTGAATAGTCAAACGGTGAACTATACCAAACCTATACGTGATCCCAATACCATAGGGCTGGTTGTAAAAGTCGATGTGACATTGGACTATCAAACGGATTGGAAATTGGTTTCAGAATTGTTGAAAAAAGCAGCATTGTTAACCGAGGGAGTTTTGCGTGATCCGGAACCATTTGTATTACAACAAAATTTGAATGATTTCAACGTGGCTTATCAGTTGAATGCTTACACTTTACAACCTGAACGAATGTTTTTTATACATTCAGATTTGCTACATCATATTGTGGATTTATTTAAAGAAGCCGATGTCAATATGATTTCCCCACAATATATCAATATCAAAAAAGACTAAAAAAAGGACTTCAATTATGAAGTCCTTTTTTAACTTATTTTTCTCCTACGTAAATACAGCATATTCCCATCGTCTGTGGGATGAATTTAGTATTCTTATACCCGCAATCATCCAAAATTTTTGTAAAATCATTTCTTTCGGGAAATAATTTCGCTGATTCATTTAGATAATCGTAGGCTTCAAAATTTTTCGCCACCATTTTGCCTACATTGGGAGTGACGACATTCATATATAATTTGTAAATACCTTTAAATAAGGATTGTTTCGGTCTGGAAAATTCCAATACGATGGCTTTGCCTCCAGGTTTTAATACGCGAAACATTTCACTCAAACCTTTCTCCAAATTCTGAAAATTACGCACGCCAAAAGAAACCGTAATTGCATCAAAAGTATTATCATCAAATGGCAAGTTTTCACTATCACCTTCAAGCATCGTGATAACTTTATCCAAATTCGCTTTCTTGATTTTTTCTTTCCCAACTTCCAACATCCCAGTGGAGATATCAATCCCAGTAACGGATTCGGGATGCAATCTTTTTGCTGCCATTATAGCTAGATCACCAGTGCCAGTTGCAACGTCCAACATCTTTTTAGGTTGGATAGATTTCAATTGATTCAACGCATTTTTACGCCAAATGACATCAATTCCAATACTCAAAAAGTGATTTAAGAAATCATATTTGCCGGCGATATTATTAAACATGCTGGCAACTTGATCTTTTTTAGTTAAAGTACTATCTTGGTACGGAGTAAGATTATCGTGTGCAAATTTTGACATGGGCGCGAAGATACACACTCACAAATTAAATGGTATAATAATTGAATAATTATCAGGGAAAATAATTTCTCTATTTTTTAAAAGTATCGTTAAAATAACCGGCAATGCCTTTATATTCGGAAAAAAAATTAAATTCTATTTTCGGACAAAGAATATGATAGGTATATTCGCCACACAAAAAATCAATATTAAATATGCAAACTGGAGAGGATATTGCGCGATTGAGTGAGGAGATAGCTGACCAAGCCTCATTTATTGAAAATCTTCGTAGAGAATTGAGTCATGTAGTCGTGGGACAGTCGCACATGGTTGATAGATTGTTAATCGGTCTTTTGAGTAATGGGCATGTATTATTAGAAGGTGTTCCAGGATTGGCTAAGACATTAACAATCAAAGCGTTGTCTAAAGCTGTACAAGCGCATTTTAATAGAATACAATTTACGCCAGATTTGTTACCCGCCGATGTTGTAGGTACCA from Rhizosphaericola mali includes:
- a CDS encoding mechanosensitive ion channel family protein; translation: MLLLLLLVGSFVGAQSQQDSGMHHNKWLQEALTAKDIQHFKDSVTLSILKEQLKKGNSTSEQKLLKEKLDSIQLHASLDISKEMAEIDAERANTFPVPVLLFSDTVFQFYTSIGQYSAAQRAKDLTEKLNYLYKQYPYQPDSLTIQAHADIYAIKYKNEVIAGLSATDALWENTSLKILSEKLVQQINIAVAKYQQENNWTNTLKRIGLVVVLIVAILLLIFITNRIFISSVKKLVRSKSKTLSEIKIKDYKVFSRPHLLSILIQILKVIRIVLVIVYLYIGVTVLFGIFPATQKWSNNIIFFVEAPLRKILSSMLHYLPNLIPIALIVLVFRLITKILKYFTKEIERGQLKIKGFYSEWSRPTYNLVRMVLCVLVVILIFPYLPGSGSIAFKGISVFVGILLSIGSSSAISNAVSGVVITYMRPFKIGDWVKVGEFTGHVIEKNLLVTRIRTLQNEDITLPNTTILNSQTVNYTKPIRDPNTIGLVVKVDVTLDYQTDWKLVSELLKKAALLTEGVLRDPEPFVLQQNLNDFNVAYQLNAYTLQPERMFFIHSDLLHHIVDLFKEADVNMISPQYINIKKD
- the ubiE gene encoding bifunctional demethylmenaquinone methyltransferase/2-methoxy-6-polyprenyl-1,4-benzoquinol methylase UbiE; protein product: MSKFAHDNLTPYQDSTLTKKDQVASMFNNIAGKYDFLNHFLSIGIDVIWRKNALNQLKSIQPKKMLDVATGTGDLAIMAAKRLHPESVTGIDISTGMLEVGKEKIKKANLDKVITMLEGDSENLPFDDNTFDAITVSFGVRNFQNLEKGLSEMFRVLKPGGKAIVLEFSRPKQSLFKGIYKLYMNVVTPNVGKMVAKNFEAYDYLNESAKLFPERNDFTKILDDCGYKNTKFIPQTMGICCIYVGEK